Within Solanum stenotomum isolate F172 unplaced genomic scaffold, ASM1918654v1 scaffold6190, whole genome shotgun sequence, the genomic segment CTCTCTGGTACAGGAAGTTCCTTCCTCTATTTTCTTTAGTCCCCCGAACGAAGCAACAAAAAGTCAAGATCAATACATGGTTAAATAACAACAACACACCCAGTGGAGTCTAGAAatggtagagtgtacgcagaccttacctctacctcaaATGTGAGGTAGAAGGGCTAGTTCCAATAGAAATCTGGCTCAAGAAACAGTATAGATAGTAACAGAACAGAACTACAacaaaacaatactaaaaaaatGACAACTACACGAAATAATAGATAGTACTAATTGaaatagaaaaacaagaaaCTACAATAATAGTCTTACGACTACTAGTAAGGTCAACAAGACATAGTGAAATAACCCTTTTGAATagaagataaaaagaaagacaaaaatcACATAACTTTGTACTATCACAATCAAGCAACTGCAAATTGCAAAGACTACCAATAGCTGGTAACTCTGTCAACATGCGGCAATTTTGTAGTATTAGAGATCGTAGTTGAAATGATATATGCTAGTATTAGCTCCAAAGCTCGAATTCTTGTGATAATAGCGTAATTTGTGATGTGTAGATTAGTGTATATTATCACAGATTAAAATACATGCACGcataaacttaatttttaaaagaaataaaatgatgTTAATTAAGACATTGAACTTTTTTTGAATAATTGGATATATCACTTGCTAAACTTTACATCTAAAGTCCTCTTCTCTAGAATTCCCACCATTTGCAACTTACGATtctaaaaagagtaaaaattgaTACACATCGTGTTGTTGGATTTTCCAAAATTAGTGTAATGAGCCCATTTGACCAAATTGCCCTTTCGTAGTTGGTGAAATTATGACCTAGGGTGTTGGGCATTAATGGGTCTATGCGGGATGGGGGAGGCGGTCCAGAGATTAAACGGCACAGGCCGTTGTCGGGTCAGGACCATTTGGTTGGCCCGAGCATCGACGCTCGCAGGCCCTGATGCAGACGGAGCAGATGGGCCCGCGACGCGCTCACAGGACGGGCACATGGTGAGGGTGGTTGGAGGAGTCATTTGCATGTAGAATTGAGGTGATAGCTTTAGTGCCCTTAGCTCTTGAACTTCCTTTTGTAATCTCCTGTTTTCTTCTGTTAGATTCTCACAACATCTCTTCAACAATTCACAATCTACTTCAGTTTGCTTCAACTTTGTcctgttcaaaaaaaaaaaattgattgattcattaataaaaaaatcctaaagacaaatattattttcgaTTTGAACTAtatattgttaaaattaatAGTAACATATATAAACTATATAAATCACACAACTAATTTATGCAACTTTTTTGCAATTTGGACAGTTGTCAGTAAATAGGCTGCTGCTTTTCACGTGATATGTTTTAATATATTctacatattttaatttaatatcgcGAGatgcaaatttttttatgtcaaatcaaaaCGGAACAATCAAATTGAATCAAAGGGAGTATTATTCTCACCTTGCCCTCCTGTTTTGAAACCAAACCTCCACTTGTCTAGGCCTCAATCCTAGTCTCTTTGCCAAAGCCTGTTTTTGCTTCtgtgagagaaaaaaaaaacacaaaataatattagCCAATATTTATGCTGAAAAGGCATTTAACATGTGTAAATAATCAAAATCTAAACTCTGATAAATAACACAATACAAATGAGTTGAGACGTCTAATCGTGCATAGATAAAAAAGACTTACTGGATTGAGAGTGTTGTGTTCTTTGAAACTTTCTTCAAGAACAACAGACTGATCTTTAGTAAGTCTTAATTTCTTTCTAGAAGTTTCTCCATCTTCTTCATCACTAATACTTCTAGAACACTCTCTTTCAATTTCCAATTCATCacaacaattaattatttccctttcatttcttttatttccACTTAAACTTGAAATACTACTATTTGGTGAAGAAactccaacttcttcttcttcttcctctgtaATTGTTGGTATTATGTTCACATCTATTCCCTTCAAAAATGTTCTGCATTTCTCCAAATTCCTatctgaaaaataataattaaaatttggatTATTAGAaagtttttagagaaaaaaaactatttctTCCTATTTACtttgtttatcttattttgatttgacacaaaatttcaaaaaaaaataaaattttatggttttaaatttaagataaattttgtgatcttaaacgTGTTAAAgtagaaaattgaaattaaaaagtaacATTAAATAAGGAAGAATGACAGTCATatggactaaaaagaaaaataagacatATAAATTAAATCGAAGAGGGTATACAGTTTCAGATCTAAACCTCTTTTCATTTTGCACATCCTTAACacaatagagaaaaaaaaattggacactTTTTTCCAAATTCATGTCTCCGCCACTAATGAGCTGTAGAATAACGATTTTCGATATACCCTCACTAgaaactttttcatatttaaccacgataacaataacatattcaatataatttgagtatgagttgtcCTTTATAcgatagagagattgtttctcATAATCCTGTGCGTAATTTTTTCTATCTATACTCAAGACTTTAATATCCGAGACTTGAACTGAGACCTCTAATTAAGAATATACGAATACTATTCATTCTATCACAATCCTTTCGgataataataaattgttatAAGACATTTAtagatcaagaagaaaaagaacaaaccTGAAGAAGGAAATGAGTCAATCC encodes:
- the LOC125852856 gene encoding homeobox-leucine zipper protein HAT4-like, producing MLENQDLRLSLSLSFSENKTTNPLQLNSWIDSFPSSDRNLEKCRTFLKGIDVNIIPTITEEEEEEVGVSSPNSSISSLSGNKRNEREIINCCDELEIERECSRSISDEEDGETSRKKLRLTKDQSVVLEESFKEHNTLNPKQKQALAKRLGLRPRQVEVWFQNRRARTKLKQTEVDCELLKRCCENLTEENRRLQKEVQELRALKLSPQFYMQMTPPTTLTMCPSCERVAGPSAPSASGPASVDARANQMVLTRQRPVPFNLWTASPIPHRPINAQHPRS